In Mytilus edulis chromosome 3, xbMytEdul2.2, whole genome shotgun sequence, the genomic window TGAGTAGTTATCGACAATGTTCAGCATTTCTTGCATTTTTTCTCTATTGAGGGATAAAAGTACGATGTCATCTGCACAAGTAGGACATCCAACATAATTGTTGCCTATATGAGAACCTAGATTTCGTTTTTGCAGATCATGAAGCAGTTCGTTTATGTAGGCCTTATATAGGTGAGTAGATAGGACACCTCCTTGACGCACGCCCTGGTGTATTTCAAAGCTTGTACTTGTTTCTCCTTTCCATTTTACTGTTGATGTTACGCCGCTATATAGCTCCTCGATAATGTTCCACAAATTCAGATTTAGTCCGTAGTGATATAGCCTGTCCATCAGTATTACGTGACTTACAACATCAAATGCCTTTTGACTGTCGAGTGTTGTGACGAAAATGGTTTGTTTTCCTGTGATCTCTGAGCATGCCTCCGAAAGTATTAGGGCTGCCATGTTTGGAGATAGTCCTTGTGTAAAACCAAACTGTAAAGGAGATTGACCCAATTTTATTAAGTTAGATTTATCCAAAATGATATATTCAAATACTTTTCCAATAACTGATGTGACTGTTATACCACGGTAATTTTCTACCTCATAGAATGCCTTTCCTTTCTTCAGAATCGGAGATACTGTTCCGGTTTTAAACGTTGATGGTACTTTTTCCTCTAATAGAATTTGGTTAAATGTTTCTTGCAGTATTTCATGCAAGCTTTCCCCTGAGTGTTTCAAATGTTCTTAGGCTAAGTCATATTCGTCTGCTGCTTTCTTAGCATTGAGTTGGTTTATAGCTTTCCGGACGTCTTCCTTAGTTATGGTAACTTCTGTGTCGGTTGAAGCCTTTGCGATTTCTTTTATGATTTTACATCTTTTCTTACAGTTCAGAAGTTTTTCGTTGTTGAAATTAACGTTGTCTTTTGGTTGGGCCAAATCTACATTCACATTGTTCTTTTTTGGATATAGCTTCTTCCTCTCCCATCTTTAGAAAATTAGTGTCAGAATTTGAAGTTTCTGATCTATTTCTTCGGATATGTTTGTGGAATATTTGGTCATTTGGATTTTCTTAAAGTTTTTGAATGAATTGTTCTTTTTCTAGTGCAGtttcttttctttgttgttttctGAGATTTCTTTTGGTTTCCTTTTTGTCTTTAAAGAGAGGATGGTCGTCTCGTGGTCTTCCTGCATCGTTCCAGAGCCTATGTTTGTTTTTGCTAATTCCTATTAGTCTTTTAACATCAGGGGAAGCTTTTCTTTTGGGTCCATTTAGTTTGATAATTCTTGATGGTACTGCTAGTTTGGTAGCTTTGTGTAGAATTCCCATGACACATTTTATCTTATCATCAACTGTAGTTTCATCGGATGGAAGGTATTGAAGATGTTTATCAATCTCATTTATGTATATGTCTTTATCCATTTCTTCCCATATTAATTTATATGCTACTGAATTTGCTTTAGATTTACTGTTCTTCTTTATTTCTAGATACACATTTGTACAAGCTTTTACTGGTACGTGGGTTGATGTGTTTACTGGATCTTGACAGTAAATACTGGTTGATAGTAGGATGTCATTGTTAGACAAAATATAGTCAATTTGAGAAGTAGCCTTTCCATCTGTGTGAAAATATGTAGGTTTTGCTTGGATGTCTCGAGTTGGTTTTAATCCATTATCGGAAGTAAATTGTTTGAGACTAATATCATGCTTGTTGTTTCTTGTTGATATCAATGTTCTATTTAGATCTCCACATAAGATGATGTTGTGTGACTGATCATATTTGCTCTTGATGTTAAATATGATGTCAAGGCATTCCTTATACTCATCCAAAGATTGTGCTGCATTTGTTGGCATGTAGGCATTTATGAGGCATGTTGGTTTAGGTACTGACATGATCTCTATTGCTATAATTCTTTCATTCCCGTCATCCAATTTTGAAATCACTTTGTCAAATTTTTGCGGCCAGGCAATAGCTACGCCTGCTCTTCCCCTTGGAATTGGTAGTTAGTTATTGGTTCATTACAATCGTGACTCCGGCCAAATATCTTATAGTCTGCCAATTTTTCGTCTAGTTTTTGAAGTTCAAAAGACCATAACCAGTGTTCTTGTAAACAGATAATATCTTGTTCTTTACTTAGATCTGAAAGATAGGCTGCATTTCCCTTTACCCCCTCTATGTTGCAGGTAATTATATTTAATCTCTGCCGTGACTGTTGAGTGTTTCTGTTGCCATGCCCATTCTGAGGATGTCTGGTGGTTTGTTCTTGAGGCTCGGAATTTCTAAAAAAGAGTTCGATTGGTTCTGTCTTCCTTCATCAATTGCATCTTGATTGTTTCCCgtcatttgattgattgaatttTCCTCCTTATGAACTATTTGATTTGATTCCTTGATCTATTCACCAGACAAAGGTGCTACTTCTGATTGTACTAATGAAGCTGACACTTGAAAGTTCTCAGTTATTGTTACTTCTGAATGCTTGCTTTCTGTTGTTGGTTGTCTAACTGGTATGTGGTGAGGTTTTACGTTATTTCTATGCACCATTTTGTTTTGTCCATCAGAGCATATAATTGTTGGAACTTGAGCTACGACTTTTGTTGAATTGTCAGCATATAATACATGTGTAGTATTTGCTTGTTGTTTTTCCAATGTATTGCTTGATGCTTTAGCGTTTGTATTGGTATGTTGAGTCATCATTGTTTGGTTGTTGTTTCTATTTTGATGATAATGAGATGACCTTTGTAGATTGGCTTGATGGTATGTTGGCGGTGGTGGAATTTGCCCATTTGCTTGTCTATTTTGGTTCTGATATGAAGCCTGTGTTGGTCTAACATGATTTCTACTTTGATGACCATGAGTACTTTGATGTATGTACTGATTATGGTGGGCTGCATTCAAGTTGGTGATTCCTTGACTAGGATGGAATGCAAAGTTAGTTGCTTGCGGAACATGATATTGATTGAATAGTCCTGCCTGCATAGTTGGTTGAGAAGCATGATTATACATCAGATATTGGTGGTATAAATGCGGTTGTCCTTGTATGTACGGAGCTGGTTGTGGTACCATATTGATATTTACTGGTGGTATTTGGTTCCTTGTCGATGAAAGAGACTGTTGCAATTGTATTGCAAGCTGTGTTGTCAGGGCAGTAGTGATACACATATGCTGAGACATTTGTTGTTCTAATGCACGCATGTTGTTGGAGAGGTGCTGATATTGACATTGAGATTGGCATCCACTGTGATTTGCTTGGTTGTTTGGTTGTTGATTGAACATGTGATAAGTCTGTTCACTATTTTTCATCTGTTGATTTGCTATTAGTATGTTACCTTCTAATAGTGCCATTTTTCGTTCCAAAAGGTTTATTGTCTAGTCTCCATCTTTAAGTCTGTTTTCCAGctcatatatgtattttttaactCTTCAACATCTTTAGATTTTCTTTGTTGGCCTTTACTCTGGTTTAGACTATTTTGTTTGCTGGTCTTTTCCTCCTTTACAGTTGGTCTTTGTTCTGATTCTATCGCAATTTTATTTTGCGCCAATGTCTGTACAGAATTGGAGGTTGTTAGCATATTTTGGTCTTTAGATTGCGTTTCTTCTGTTATAACTATGCTACTGTTTGTTTCAACAATCTGGATATTTTGTTGGATTATTTTCATCTCATCTTCTGTTGGTTGCATGGATTGGTCTTTGTCTTTTGAGAGTTCGGTTGCTGGTTCTTGTTGATCTAAATGAAGTATATCAATGACTGAGTTGTTTACAGAAGTGTTGTTATGGACAATTTCAGTACTATATAGGTTGTTTTCAATACATAGTCGACAGACAAATGGATTGTCCTTGATCTTTTCAATATCACTGTCTTTTAGTCCAGCACAGTTGAAATGTATCCATTCATCGCATTGCTCACAACCAACAGTACGTTCGCCTGCTCTTTTATTGCACATAGGACAGAAGTAAATTGTGCAATCTGTTGGTCCTCGGTTTGAGAGATTTGGGTATACTCTATACTGCTTTGTTCAGTTACATATGGAATATCTTTATNNNNNNNNNNNNNNNNNNNNNNNNNNNNNNNNNNNNNNNNNNNNNNNNNNNNNNNNNNNNNNNNNNNNNNNNNNNNNNNNNNNNNNNNNNNNNNNNNNNNttacagtttatctctatctataataatattcaagataataaccaaaaacatcaaaatttccttaaaattaccatttcaggggcagcaacccaacaacgaaatgtccgattcatctgaaaattcagggcagatagatcttcacctgatgaacaattttacacctgttagatttgctctaaatgctttggtttttgagttatagccaaaaactgcattttacccccatgttccaTTTTTAGCCTACGGTGGCCAtctggttggttggccgggtcatcgacacatttcttaaaactaaataccctcaatgatgattatggccaagtttggttaaaggaGTAGAtccggtaaggcccctttttggcccaaaaatataacagttttacaaaattgttaaaatgtaaacttttagttatttattggacagatgaatgcttctgctacataaatatgggctgtttttgacaatacaatgcacttatatcgggttgtagcaccatcaagtcatgctaaattactgaaatcttcaaaattctatcattttagttaaattttagacggttttccgtgtaaaaacgaaagtggccgcattcgtgttcatccttaatattgcaacgtaagttgtattttatgataatacatgacatatataaaggttgtggatgaacacggatgcggccactttcatttttgacaaaaacaatctgaaaagtgacgttttttggcatatttgagattcaatcggatcgttttaatgacttaatcagttaaaatctttcacataaactattgaaatcaagtgaaatagacacttaagtgtttaaaaagtggtcaaaatctttcgtcagacgAAACtgaatttgaggccaaaatgagtccttaccggacctactccttgtgcccagtagtttcagaggagaagatttttctaaaagattactaagattacgaaaaatggttaaaaattgactataaagggaataACTCCTAAAgtagtcaactgaccattttggtcatgttgacttatttgtagatcttactttgctgaacattattgctgtttacagtttatctctatctatattaatattcaagataataaccaaaagcagcaaaatttcctcaaaattaccatttcaggggcagcaacccaacaacggaatgtccgattcatctgaaaatttcagggcagatagatcttgacctgatgaacaattttacccccgtcagatttgctttaaatggtttggtttttgagttataagccaaaaactgcattttacccccatgttctatttttagccatggcggccatcttggttggttggccgggtcaccggacacatttttaaactagatacctcaataatgattatggccaagtttggttaaatttggccagttgtttcagaggagaagatttttctaaaagattactaagatttaagaaaaatggttaaaaattgactataaagggcaatactgaccattttggtcatgttgacttatttgtagatcttactttgctgaacattattgctgtttacagtttatctctatctatatgaatattcaagataataaccaaaaacagcaaaatttcctcaaaattaccatttcaggggcagcaacccaacaacggaatgtccgattcatctgaaaatttcagggcagatagatcttgacctgatgaataATTTTACCActtcagatttgctttaaatggtttggtttttgagttataagccaaaaactgcattttacccccatgttctatttttagccatggcggccatcttggttggttgggcggggcaccggaaacattttttaaactagatacccaaatgatgattatggccaagtttggttaaatttagcccagtggtttcagaggagaagaattttctAAAAGagtactaagatttacgaaaaatggttaaaaattgactataaagggcaataactcctaaagtggtcacatgaccattttgatcatgttgacttatttgtagatcttacgttgctgaacattattgctgtttacagtttatctctatctattattatattcaagataataaccaaaaacagcaaaatttccttaaaattaccatttcaggggcagcaacccaacaacgaaatgtccgattcatctgaaaattccagggcaaatagatcttgacctgatgaacaatattaccctgtcagatttgctctaaatgctttggtttttgagttataagcctaaaaactgcattttacccccatgttctatttttagccatggcggccatctgttggttggccgggtcaccggacacattttttaaactagataccccaatgatgattgtggccaagtttggttaaatttggcccagtagtttcagaggagaagatttttgtaaaagttaacgcaggacgacgacggacgacggacgacggacgccggacgccaagtgatgagaaaagctaacttggcctttcggccaggtgagctaaaaaaaagaagaaccTATCATGCACTTTTTATTATGGTTTGATCTAGTTCTCAGATATGATAAACAATAggtcaattattatatttagtgtatggaacaaagttgtacatataaaaaagaagatgtggtatgattgccaatgccagaaacaactgtctacaagagaccaaaatgacacagaaattaacaactttaggtcaccgtatggcctttaacaatgagccaTGTCTGTCTGGCTGTGTTTATATTacattgacctcaatttcatggctCATTGCTCAATGTTGATTTTGTGGTTGGATATCAGGCACTGCTAGCAACAGGACCACTATATTTGGTGACTATAATGATGATAgggtgtacatgtttgtctggctTGGTTCATTTTACTCACTCGGCTCTGACCTTGATAATGTTCAGTTTAATATGTATTAAAACCTTCACATTAAAGACTTTcatctgcatttgtttgcacctgttgtttaggggttgtcgtttgttgtggTTCACAACTGTTTtcctttcttgttttttttttgtgtatggaTTAGtcttggtttttctgtttgaattgttttacactagtcattctggggccctttataggttGCTGTTCAGTGTtagggtattacatctatggtgtTAGCCAATGCTCTGTGTCGAGTCTGTACTTTGACtattgtactttgacctataattgtttacttttcatacattgtgacttggattgagagttgtctaattggcataCCACTTCTACTTATATCTATTTCAACATAAATTCAGGCATAAGTAAATTAGGCGAGACATTTTACAGTGTGCACTGTGTTGACAGGAAGGTTAACATAGTAAAGTTTAGTTTCAGTATCGAGAATATTTACACCACAACCAGTTTAGCTTAATACGAACATAGTCTCAgacatttaaattatttgatttgcaTGAAGGTAAAAACTGAAAGTCTTTCTGATGCATACTATTAACTGTTTATACTACACTctttctatttgagcagtcaaaaatGCGTTGAccttctatgtcatatacagtcactgacataatatcacttttcctcatgaatatttaaacagaaattgtcgaaattatataaacaataatagtgcattgactattgtctttatactgcaatataaaaaaaaacattttcaattgttgtttagtgggttaatgttatttatttgatttatatattaggaaaatccccctttaaaaaggcctcatatcacacaggcggagaaatatacaacacgatgaaatgtacaccATTACCTGTTGAAAAccgcaatcaatggtgaacgaattcgttggtttacagactaaaatatcaacaataaacataaaacataatgatttataggttgcaaacaaaaaatattaataagtgaaataCGTTGTTTACATGTTGAAGAGGTCCTatgaataattaaacataattttgacaatttctatttaaatattcatgaggaaaagtgatatcaggtcagtgactgtatatgaaatagaaatatacgatcaacgcattttgactgctcaaatagaacgagtgcagtataaatttatttattcatacgacctctacAACCTGTTCTTGcttccaatgtaaacaacgatgcgtttaacgacacaaacttgtttcttttacaatttttggaaAAAACGTATTTCacctgttaatattttttgtttgcaacatataaatcattgttttatgtttattgttgatattttagtctaaaaacaaacgaattcgttcaccGTTGATTGCGGTTTTCAAcaggtaatgatgtacatttcatcgtgttgtatatttctccggctgtgtgatatgaggccttttttcaaatgtttttttttagattgcagtataaagacaattataGTGCATTGACTTGGCATATCAaagatataaggattcggcccgaaccgtttctaagcctcatccttatatcgttgatttGTCAAGTCAATGCATTATTATTGTctattttccttttttgaataATATGTTATGTATTCAGAAAAATaggataaaaatgttttaaatattaaatatatatgaaaaagtgAACACATATGTATTTTAATAATTAAGGATTTATATGCCTTAATAAGGAAAATGAAATGTCCTTTAAATGATTAAACACTATATGTCTAGATacaattatattcaaaataataaaataaaagagcatttcaaactttataaacaaaacatgtcTGGTGTGATTGCTCATTTTTCTCACCACTTATATGACTTGACACTATCatcaatccagtttctctgttGATGTCTATAGCATAAGGATGTTTGATTCCATCAGCATCTGATAGTATTGTCTTACAGACCTTACCATCTGGTGATACTACCAGTATACTGTTGTTTCTAACAGACGCTATATAAACAAAACCATTTTTGTCTAATGTAAGTCCTAGTGGTCTAGCAATGTCTTGAGGCTGAAATGTCCACAGAAGTTCTCCTGTAACTTTGTAACAGCAAAGTTTATTTGCACTGTTATTGGTACCATAGATATTTCCTTGgaacaatgaaatacaaaacaCTCCTCTTATTCCTTCTAAGATTGTATGAGACATGTCATTCAGATTCACTGTAGTACACCAGCTGCTACTATCACTGATGACCAAATTTTTACCATCACTTGCTACTCCAAAACAGTTGTGAGTAAGTTTAATTGATTGAATAATTTCACTTCTATCTACATCCACCAGGACTGTCCGGTTTCTTGGTCCTAATGCGACAGCCACTGTATTATTCATGACAAGGCAATCATCATATGGACGCTCTGTGAATGTTACTACTTTTCTGATAAAAATGCCATTATTACTGAACAACAGAAGTTGGTTTTTGTTGCTATCAAGTATTATAAATTTACCATCAGGTAATATAAGACAGGCAGTTATATTTACAGACTTTATATCTTTTGGAATTGTCAGTCTTGTCAACAAGGATGGTTTTATTTCTTCCACTCCAGGAACTTTTGGATTCATGTGCTGGGCTTGATCTTTtctttcagcatttatttttaaagtagaagtggtggtattgatattgataatTCCAAATGAATTGACATCTTGTAAAAATGATTGTAAAGCAGATGAAAGGTTGACCTCTAGATTTTGTTCAATGAAGTGGTCTCCACTTTCTAAATCTTCTATATATTTTGTCGTTTGTGATGTAATTTTCTCAATCTCTCTTAGAGCAATAAACTTTTGTAACTCTGTAGTATATTGTGTCGTTTCGGAAAACTGGCTCTGCATTTTGTTTATCTGACTGGCTTGCTGTTCCATTTGTTCCACGAGAGTGGCCATGTTAAATCTCAACTTTAAATGTTTAGACTCCAAGTCATTAAGTAAGTCTTGCTCTAATTTGTTTAAGTAATCATCAATCGACTTCCTCATATACCGTATTTTCTCAATGGCTTTGGTGTTCTGAGTATTGGTTGTAGTGATCCTGGTTTGCAGATAGTTTATGGCTGTATCTATGTTTTCCCTCACATCCTTTAAATCTGTTTCAAAAAGTTGCATTGAGGCAGATGATTTGACTTGCTGAAGGATATCCGACAAAGGTTTCATTTCTTGACACATCTTGTGTTTATCAGTGACACACTGAACACAGCATGGACAGGAATGGAAAGAACAGTAAAGCTCAAACTTCTTCTTGTGGTCTCGGCACTGGCTACTTATTTCTTGCATGAAAGTAGGTAACTTTTGGTAGTCATCAGCTGACATGGTTTTATGGCTCTTAGACAGATGTGACTTGCTGTGAGGTTTTTCACAGTCTGCACAAAAGAAAACCTCACATTCTGTGCACCATGTGACTGCTGACTTGCAGATTCCATCGTCATTGCAAATTGTACAAAGTTGCTTGACTGATGAAGCCATTACTTTTTCTCTTTACATCTGAAATATATGGGGGAAAGCTCTATAAATATGAATGagttatatataacaaataatttgCCCAAAATATTACTGTATTAAGTAATCAGTATTATGAATAGATTCTACAAATCCCGATATCTCATGACAAAACATATGCTATAGCTATATATATAAggaaactgtaaaaagaaaaaaaaagaaaaatagggaTCAGCAAGACAAAATCTTCGAAAGTGCAGCTATCCAAAATTATCAGTTGGATCTTTGAAGGAACTTAAATGACGACtgttatcatttttgttttttttacgtaatatcttgaaaactataatgaaaAGATAGATTTCTAAAATGCAAAATTGAACATAAGTACTACATATCTACAAATAGAAGAAATTGTTAGTCCGCTCCCTGCAAGAATTATTGAGAACTTTAGATTGACCGAAAGACAAAATCTATTTGATTGAAGAGGTATGTCAACTTCTCAtatgagttattgtcctttaagaTGGATTTTTATGTCCCATCCCCATCTAGGGGGCATTATTTTTGtcggtctgtgtgtccgttcgtttgttcaGTTGTtcttcgtctgtctgtcccactaCAGATTTAGTTTTTGATGTACTTAGTTTAAGtccaattaatttgaaacttagttcaAACATTGCATATGCTATAACCTTTCTTATGCTTATGCTAAATTCGGGTTTTGATCCCAGTTTCACGGTCCTCTAAACATAGCAAATGAAAGTGCTAGTGGAGGTTAAAgtgtattttaaagtttttggtcagggtaaactgtttttatcagtttttgataaaatttgtaaaatttgaaacTTTGTACGTATGGTCCCTATTGTTGTGTCAAAGCTAATTAACTTAATCGTGATAGAAGTTATTACGTTGTTTAATGCAAATAGTTTGTGCagttcatttttatatttcataattccCGCAATATTTTGGTAATGATTTTACCGGGAGTTCGTAGCACATTTTAGGTTGTCATTCGCGACTCAGATGTTATGCGGAGTAATTTTCATAGGAACTGCATaacatatcatttatatatgttaaagGTATACAGAATTACCTTTTACACATTCATTTATAACGATAATCTTTCATAATTGTAGTCTTTTGCTACACAGCGTTCATGTTTACATTGTAACCGTTAACCGGAAGTAGGGAATATCTATTTTTGTGTATTCACTTTGTAAACTAGGTCGACTATAGTCAGTTTCAAATTTGGATTGCCAACGATCATC contains:
- the LOC139515135 gene encoding tripartite motif-containing protein 2-like — its product is MASSVKQLCTICNDDGICKSAVTWCTECEVFFCADCEKPHSKSHLSKSHKTMSADDYQKLPTFMQEISSQCRDHKKKFELYCSFHSCPCCVQCVTDKHKMCQEMKPLSDILQQVKSSASMQLFETDLKDVRENIDTAINYLQTRITTTNTQNTKAIEKIRYMRKSIDDYLNKLEQDLLNDLESKHLKLRFNMATLVEQMEQQASQINKMQSQFSETTQYTTELQKFIALREIEKITSQTTKYIEDLESGDHFIEQNLEVNLSSALQSFLQDVNSFGIININTTTSTLKINAERKDQAQHMNPKVPGVEEIKPSLLTRLTIPKDIKSVNITACLILPDGKFIILDSNKNQLLLFSNNGIFIRKVVTFTERPYDDCLVMNNTVAVALGPRNRTVLVDVDRSEIIQSIKLTHNCFGVASDGKNLVISDSSSWCTTVNLNDMSHTILEGIRGVFCISLFQGNIYGTNNSANKLCCYKVTGELLWTFQPQDIARPLGLTLDKNGFVYIASVRNNSILVVSPDGKVCKTILSDADGIKHPYAIDINRETGLMIVSSHISGEKNEQSHQTCFVYKV